The genome window AAGATGCTGCCGTGCACACAAATTTCGACTTGTGCCAATTCATCGGCCAAAATGACTGAAACTTCCAAGCCTGTGACTTGGGCACCATTAACTTTTACCAATCTCTTCACTTTCTATCCATCGTCGATACAATTGCCGATGCTCGATGGCAAAGCTGGCGCGAGCATCACACACTATAGCGGACGCATTGTAGATGAGATTCTCGATGACATTTTTGCCGAGCGTCGTGGTTTCTTCCCCGAAACATCGTCGACTTGCAAAGTTCATGACACCATTAAGTCAGAACTGCATGTTGACAAACGTCTAAGATATTGGCACGAGGTGCTCGCGAAGCGTCAGGAAATTCAGAAACGACTGCAGATTCAAACGGGCAAAAGTGCACAGGAGATGCTATTTAATCGACGGTCAACATTCGACAATCGAAATAAGGAAACTATGGTGCGACTATTGGACTATGCGGATCGCATGAAACCTGAGAAGCTATCGACAAAGCCGGTTAGTACGCTTGAACAAATGATTGATCCCGACACTTGCAACATCGTTGATGGCATTACTGAAACATGGCCAAAGGCAGAACAGGAGAATTTGAAGGATGTGGAGATTATTGGCATACCAAGTGTGATACAAAAGGAGATGATGGGCACCAAGACTAGGCTAGAGGAACTGCCCAACAGCTGGATGCAATCGGAGGTGTTGCAGGAACGCATCGAGCAGAAGTTCGAGGAGATTCACGGTGTGCTCGAGTTTTTTCCCGATCTAAATACCTTGCAGGTGAAGGGCACTAAAATTGAAAAGACTCCACTAAAGCCCACTTGCACATTTGTTGAGGAGGATCGACTTCTcaaaatcagcagcagcaatccgGTCGAAACTTCTGAGTATGACGAGCTCTTGGAGGTTCAGGAAACACAGTCACAAACAATATCGAAACCTGAAATCGAGATAACAGAACCGGATTCAAGTGAAGCCGTGATACCCGAAATAGGACTCAAAATCAATGGTAAGGATTACATTGTCGAAGATAAGCCATTCACTGACTGCTTTGAGATGATAACCAAGTTCAATTGCGATCCATTTCAAAAGCGCATCAAACACATACTGCAGCTAACGAATATTGGCAAACAAACGTTGTCATTCAACTGGCAACAGGGCGTATACTTTTACAATAGGCCCACGTTGCTGCTCGCCCAGGACGATGAATTCCTCTTCGACACGGACAGTTTCCGGTTGACACACGGCCAAAGCTACAATTTAATAGTGATGTATCAGCCGCGCAAAGTTCGCATGGCAATGGAACTGTGGCGTCTGCAAAGTGATCCAAAGATCTTCTGCAGCAATCAGGGATCGCTCCAGCTGCGTTTCCACGGTCGCTGCACGCCTCCACAGGAATACATGAATCGATTGAATGAGCTGCAGGCGATAGTCATCAACAAGTCGAATGCCAAGGTTATGACTAATATAATGAATGAACAGGCTTCACTGGCACCGCTTATTGTGCCACCTGCGACCTGTTGTGCCTACGAACGCACCTTGGATGAGCGTGAACTGTTCAACTCGTTCAATCCGGGCTACAATTGTCAGCGCTTCGATGATCTGGAGGTGTTCAAGGCCATGCATAAGCAGCTAAAGAAGCCACGTGAACCGCAGTGGGATCTCCGGCTGGACTCACTTAAAATGCTGATTATGCGACTCGAAAGCGTAGACTTGCGCAAGAAAATGTTTACCAATTTTATGGTTGTGCTGGATCCACTTTTGGGTGGTGCACCCAGCTTGGAGTCTCTGGGTCAACTGGAGGTGCAAAAGCAACGTACACGCTTGATTTATGTGCGTGGCGCTATTTGCAATGGTATCGA of Drosophila nasuta strain 15112-1781.00 chromosome 3, ASM2355853v1, whole genome shotgun sequence contains these proteins:
- the LOC132789664 gene encoding uncharacterized protein LOC132789664; amino-acid sequence: MLPCTQISTCANSSAKMTETSKPVTWAPLTFTNLFTFYPSSIQLPMLDGKAGASITHYSGRIVDEILDDIFAERRGFFPETSSTCKVHDTIKSELHVDKRLRYWHEVLAKRQEIQKRLQIQTGKSAQEMLFNRRSTFDNRNKETMVRLLDYADRMKPEKLSTKPVSTLEQMIDPDTCNIVDGITETWPKAEQENLKDVEIIGIPSVIQKEMMGTKTRLEELPNSWMQSEVLQERIEQKFEEIHGVLEFFPDLNTLQVKGTKIEKTPLKPTCTFVEEDRLLKISSSNPVETSEYDELLEVQETQSQTISKPEIEITEPDSSEAVIPEIGLKINGKDYIVEDKPFTDCFEMITKFNCDPFQKRIKHILQLTNIGKQTLSFNWQQGVYFYNRPTLLLAQDDEFLFDTDSFRLTHGQSYNLIVMYQPRKVRMAMELWRLQSDPKIFCSNQGSLQLRFHGRCTPPQEYMNRLNELQAIVINKSNAKVMTNIMNEQASLAPLIVPPATCCAYERTLDERELFNSFNPGYNCQRFDDLEVFKAMHKQLKKPREPQWDLRLDSLKMLIMRLESVDLRKKMFTNFMVVLDPLLGGAPSLESLGQLEVQKQRTRLIYVRGAICNGIEEWEDLMLTIEESFFKSEMQQYFINQLEEGEEEEEEGEGDTDIQAKVAALLAGKDKEDNNVLAEVLKSLRHSKFFRDALYIQTYSHLCNIAENIVSVIESTEDVPN